The DNA segment CTGTTTCGCGAGTTCGCGAAGCTCCGAGGTACCTGGCAGGTCCCCTTCGAACTCCTCGTCGTGGACGACGACTCCCCGGACGGAACGGCGGCCCTGGCCCACTCCCTGGGGGAGCGCCTGGGCATCCCGACCCGGGTCGTGATCCGGCGGCCTCCGCGGAGCCTCGGCGGCGCGATCATCGATGGGCTTCGGGAGTCGGGCACGGACCTCGTGGCCGTCATGGACGCGGACCTCTCCCATCCCCCGTTCCTGCTCCCCCTGATGCTCGAGCAGCTCAACGGCTTCGACGGCGTGGTCGCCTCGCGGTACATGTCCGGCGGCCGGATCATCCACTGGCCCCTGTATCGGCGGGTGATCAGCCTCGGGGCCACGGCGATGGCGCACCGGATCGTACGCACGCCCTGCTCGGATCCCCTCTCCGGGTTCTTCGTCTTCCGCCCGGCCGCCCTCCAGGGGGTGCGGATCAGCGGCACTGGGCACAAGCCCCTGTTCGAGGTCCTCGCCCATCGAGCACTCACGATCTGCGAGGTGCCCTACGTGTTCCGCAACCGGGAGAACGGGACCAGCAAGCTCGGCGGGCGAGGCATCCTGGACTACCTCCGGCTGACGATGCGTCTGTGGCACGACCGCGAGCCGCTCGGGGACCCTGCGGGAGCCGCCCGGAAACACGTCCGCGCGACCCACCGTGATCCCTGAAGGCGTTGCGCGCCGCACACGCCCCTACGCGATCTCCGTCTTGGCGACCTCGAGGTCCGGCGTCACCGTGTGCAGGATGCCCCGCGGCATGGGGTCCGCCTTCATGGCCAGGATAGGCTCCGAGGTCGTGATGACCATCTCGCCGAAGTGGTCCTGGTATAGGGTGTAGTACGCCCCGTTCGTCTGGAAGTCGCGGTACGCGTGGAGCGCGGTCCCATCGCTCATCATGAAGTTCAGGCCCGTGAAGCCGTCGTACTCGTCGATCGCGCGCTGCCGCGCGATCGTCGTCGCCCGAGCCACCGCGGCGTGGTCTCGGCCGTCCAGGGCCTCGAGGACCAGGTGGAACAGAATCTGGGAGTCGATCACGTCCTTCTCGTTCGACTCCTTGTTCAGGGAGCCGTTGTGCTGGAACGCCCACGTCACGCCGTCCCGCTCCTCCACGAAGGGGTGGGACCACCGCTGCCCGACCGTCTTGGGGTCCGACGCGCGGCGCAGGTGGCCCAGGACGATCAGGTTCTGGCCCTCCGCGCGCTCGATGTTCAGCTTCGCGATCTTCCACGCAGTGCCGTAGTACTTGGACGCGTCCGCGGCGCAGCCCACGTCCTTCATCTGGATCGTGAGCGCGCCGTTCTGGAAGCAAAGGAGCCCCCAGCCGTCCTTGTGCCCCCGCTCGTCGGGCGCCCCGATCGGGCACATCCCCTTCGTGGACAGGTCCGCGAACTCCTCGAACAGGTCGTAGTACACGGGCCCGCGGCTCACGACGCCCATCATCCGGCACATGGGACCGACCCAGAGGAGCGCGGCTATTTACGTCCTCGCCCAGGGTCACGAGGACCCGATCACGAACGGAAGGCTCGCGAGTCTCGCGGCCATCGTCCATCCGTCCCGGTCGACCACGAGGCTCCCTCCGGACTTCACCGCTGCGGTGCGCAGGAGGGCGAGCGCGATGACCCAACCCCTGGTCGGGGACCAAGCCCCACTCGTCACATGGCCTGCGTCCACGTTGTCCGCGCGGACCGGATCACCGTGGTTCGGCGGCACGTCGCCTTCGATCCTCAGGCCCACGATGTGG comes from the Thermoplasmata archaeon genome and includes:
- a CDS encoding class II glutamine amidotransferase, which produces MCRMMGVVSRGPVYYDLFEEFADLSTKGMCPIGAPDERGHKDGWGLLCFQNGALTIQMKDVGCAADASKYYGTAWKIAKLNIERAEGQNLIVLGHLRRASDPKTVGQRWSHPFVEERDGVTWAFQHNGSLNKESNEKDVIDSQILFHLVLEALDGRDHAAVARATTIARQRAIDEYDGFTGLNFMMSDGTALHAYRDFQTNGAYYTLYQDHFGEMVITTSEPILAMKADPMPRGILHTVTPDLEVAKTEIA
- a CDS encoding polyprenol monophosphomannose synthase encodes the protein MSSGEVHALTVVVPTYNEGANLLVLFREFAKLRGTWQVPFELLVVDDDSPDGTAALAHSLGERLGIPTRVVIRRPPRSLGGAIIDGLRESGTDLVAVMDADLSHPPFLLPLMLEQLNGFDGVVASRYMSGGRIIHWPLYRRVISLGATAMAHRIVRTPCSDPLSGFFVFRPAALQGVRISGTGHKPLFEVLAHRALTICEVPYVFRNRENGTSKLGGRGILDYLRLTMRLWHDREPLGDPAGAARKHVRATHRDP